A region of Nocardioides sp. JS614 DNA encodes the following proteins:
- a CDS encoding HEAT repeat domain-containing protein yields MTRIDEYRSDLGRLDRAAWPGYLDRHSHLPGPRGNIELAMAFAELADLALDDELIASGDEYRTFCGVLGLGATAADPEVQARLRELATDERWRIREAVAMALQHFGDLNLPALEMVVLDWANDPRPLVQRAAAAGICEPRLLVGPAAAAVAIEVCRRTTRALADLPAERRGDSEVRTLRQGLGYCWSVAVAADPAQGLPAFWALDDADADIAWIVRENLQKARLTRLL; encoded by the coding sequence ATGACGCGGATCGACGAGTACCGTTCCGACCTCGGTCGGCTGGACCGCGCCGCGTGGCCGGGCTACCTCGACCGGCACTCCCACCTCCCGGGCCCGCGTGGGAACATCGAGCTCGCGATGGCGTTCGCCGAGCTCGCCGACCTGGCGCTGGACGACGAGCTGATCGCGAGCGGCGACGAGTACCGCACCTTCTGCGGGGTCCTCGGCCTGGGCGCCACCGCGGCGGATCCGGAGGTGCAGGCGCGCCTGCGCGAGCTCGCCACCGACGAGCGCTGGCGGATCCGCGAGGCGGTCGCGATGGCGCTCCAGCACTTCGGCGACCTCAACCTTCCGGCCCTGGAGATGGTCGTCCTCGACTGGGCGAACGACCCGCGTCCGCTGGTGCAGCGCGCCGCGGCTGCCGGCATCTGCGAGCCACGGCTGCTCGTCGGGCCCGCCGCCGCCGCGGTCGCGATCGAGGTCTGCCGGCGTACGACGCGCGCGCTGGCCGACCTGCCGGCCGAGCGCCGCGGCGACAGCGAGGTGCGGACCCTGCGGCAGGGACTGGGCTACTGCTGGAGTGTCGCGGTCGCCGCCGACCCGGCCCAAGGCCTGCCGGCGTTCTGGGCGCTCGACGACGCCGACGCCGACATCGCGTGGATCGTGCGGGAGAACCTGCAGAAGGCGCGGCTCACCCGACTGCTGTGA
- a CDS encoding SH3 domain-containing protein: MAEHRHKRADARRKPRAAFIAAPLAVLATASAVSLGVVATNPEARDLVAQETAGTTADLGAAADRPAPLSRAGSRVGAADKRAEKLEQRRAATERAVRRADTKLWTTTVLNLWSNPGEDAVQVGELEAGKRILVTGRSTDERVEVVWQGKSRWVTAGYLSEDKPLTAAAGLSMAPCPDPSVEHGLTSDAVYVYRSVCHAFPQITSYGGWDDHGEHASGRALDIMTSDVALGNAIAEFLQQHAAELNLYDILWRQQIWTPERASEGWRSMSSRGSATADHYDHVHVATNG, translated from the coding sequence GTGGCAGAGCATCGCCACAAGCGGGCCGATGCCCGACGCAAGCCCCGAGCCGCCTTCATCGCCGCACCCCTCGCCGTCCTGGCAACCGCATCCGCGGTGTCGCTCGGTGTGGTCGCGACCAACCCGGAGGCGCGCGACCTGGTCGCTCAGGAGACCGCCGGTACGACCGCCGACCTCGGGGCCGCCGCGGACCGGCCGGCGCCCCTGTCCCGGGCCGGCTCGCGCGTCGGCGCAGCGGACAAGCGGGCCGAGAAGCTCGAGCAGCGGCGGGCGGCGACCGAGCGCGCCGTGCGGCGGGCCGACACGAAGCTGTGGACCACCACGGTGCTCAACCTGTGGTCCAACCCCGGCGAGGACGCCGTGCAGGTCGGCGAGCTCGAGGCCGGCAAGCGGATCCTGGTGACCGGTCGCTCCACCGATGAGCGGGTCGAGGTCGTGTGGCAGGGCAAGTCGCGGTGGGTGACCGCGGGCTACCTGTCCGAGGACAAGCCGCTCACCGCGGCCGCCGGGCTGTCCATGGCGCCCTGCCCGGACCCGAGCGTGGAGCACGGCCTGACCTCCGACGCGGTCTACGTCTACCGCTCCGTGTGCCACGCCTTCCCGCAGATCACCTCGTACGGCGGCTGGGACGACCACGGTGAGCACGCGTCCGGCCGGGCGCTGGACATCATGACCAGCGACGTCGCGCTCGGCAACGCGATCGCGGAGTTCCTGCAGCAGCATGCTGCCGAGCTCAACCTCTACGACATCCTCTGGCGCCAGCAGATCTGGACCCCGGAGCGCGCCAGCGAGGGTTGGCGCTCGATGTCCTCCCGTGGGTCGGCGACCGCGGACCACTACGACCACGTGCACGTCGCCACGAACGGCTGA
- the dusB gene encoding tRNA dihydrouridine synthase DusB: protein MSSPTSPTGSPAGGLALGSLRVDTPVVLAPMAGITNAAYRRLCAEQGAGLYVCEMITSRGLVEGDQHTKDMLVFDELETIRSVQLYGSDPAYVGKAAEILCAEYGVAHIDLNFGCPVPKVTRKGGGGALPWKRGLLAEILESAVAAAAPYDVPVTMKTRKGIDEDHLTYLDAGRIAQESGCAAIALHGRTVAQAYSGAADWDAIAALVEHVDIPVLGNGDVWEAADALRMVEETGVAGVVVGRGCLGRPWLFRDLAAAFGGEDVATLPALGEVAAMMRRHAELLCQHLGEERGCKEFRKHVTWYLKGFGAGGEMRRSLGLVDSLAALDRLLAELDPDEPFPERELGAPRGRQGSPRAKVALPEGWLEDADGRGRHVQEDADETTGG, encoded by the coding sequence ATGTCCTCGCCCACCTCACCGACCGGCAGTCCGGCCGGGGGGCTGGCCCTGGGGTCGCTGCGCGTCGACACCCCGGTGGTGCTCGCGCCGATGGCCGGCATCACCAACGCGGCCTACCGCCGGCTGTGTGCCGAGCAGGGGGCCGGCCTCTACGTCTGCGAGATGATCACCAGTCGGGGGCTGGTCGAGGGCGACCAGCACACCAAGGACATGCTGGTCTTCGACGAGCTCGAGACGATCCGCTCCGTCCAGCTCTACGGCAGCGACCCGGCCTACGTCGGCAAGGCCGCCGAGATCCTCTGCGCGGAGTACGGCGTCGCGCACATCGACCTCAACTTCGGCTGCCCGGTGCCCAAGGTGACCCGCAAGGGCGGCGGCGGCGCGCTGCCGTGGAAGCGCGGGCTGCTCGCCGAGATCCTGGAGTCGGCCGTCGCCGCGGCCGCGCCGTACGACGTGCCGGTCACGATGAAGACCCGCAAGGGCATCGACGAGGATCACCTCACCTACCTCGACGCCGGCCGGATCGCGCAGGAGTCCGGATGTGCGGCGATCGCGCTGCACGGCCGGACGGTCGCGCAGGCCTACTCCGGCGCGGCCGATTGGGACGCGATCGCGGCGCTGGTCGAGCACGTGGACATCCCGGTGCTCGGCAACGGCGACGTCTGGGAGGCCGCGGACGCACTGCGGATGGTCGAGGAGACCGGCGTCGCGGGCGTCGTGGTCGGCCGCGGCTGCCTGGGCCGGCCCTGGCTCTTCCGCGACCTCGCCGCCGCGTTCGGTGGCGAGGACGTCGCGACCCTGCCGGCCCTGGGCGAGGTGGCCGCGATGATGCGCCGGCACGCCGAGCTGCTGTGCCAGCACCTGGGGGAGGAGCGCGGCTGCAAGGAGTTCCGCAAGCACGTGACCTGGTACCTCAAGGGTTTCGGCGCGGGCGGCGAGATGCGGCGCTCGCTGGGCCTGGTCGACAGTCTCGCGGCACTCGACCGGCTGCTGGCCGAGCTCGACCCGGACGAGCCGTTCCCGGAGCGCGAGCTGGGCGCCCCGCGCGGGCGCCAGGGATCGCCGCGGGCCAAGGTCGCCCTGCCCGAGGGTTGGCTCGAGGACGCGGACGGTCGCGGCCGGCACGTCCAGGAGGACGCGGACGAGACCACCGGCGGGTGA
- a CDS encoding metal ABC transporter substrate-binding protein: MKRLAATIPVTLALTGLTLTGCAAFTDDGGGPASAAGKGAGGVRVAAAFYPLAYVADRVGGDHVDVTNLTAPGGEPHDLEPSVAVTAEVAGAGLVVYERGFQPAVDAAVDENAAGDVLDAAGVVDLVPFREHGVDSDETDPHFWLDPLLLADVADAVADRLEQADPDHAADYRANAADLRGDLEGLDQEYADGLASCTRTTVVVSHDAFGYLQRYGVEMEAILGLSPEAEPTPADLARLQALIRADGVTTVFSESIVSAKAAEALARETGAESDVLDPIEGLTDRTADEDYLSLMRANLAALEKANDC, encoded by the coding sequence ATGAAGAGACTTGCCGCCACCATCCCCGTCACGCTCGCGCTCACCGGGCTCACTCTCACCGGGTGCGCGGCGTTCACCGACGACGGCGGCGGCCCCGCCTCCGCTGCCGGCAAGGGGGCCGGCGGGGTCCGGGTCGCGGCGGCGTTCTACCCGCTCGCGTACGTCGCCGACCGGGTCGGCGGTGACCACGTCGACGTCACGAACCTCACCGCACCGGGCGGCGAGCCGCACGACCTCGAGCCGTCGGTCGCGGTGACCGCCGAGGTCGCCGGGGCCGGGCTCGTCGTCTACGAGCGCGGCTTCCAGCCGGCGGTCGACGCCGCGGTGGACGAGAACGCGGCCGGCGACGTCCTGGACGCGGCCGGCGTCGTCGACCTGGTGCCGTTCCGCGAGCACGGAGTCGACTCCGACGAGACCGACCCGCACTTCTGGCTCGACCCGCTGCTGCTCGCCGACGTCGCCGACGCCGTCGCCGACCGGCTCGAACAGGCCGACCCGGACCACGCCGCGGACTACCGCGCGAACGCCGCCGACCTGCGCGGCGACCTCGAGGGACTCGACCAGGAGTACGCCGACGGCCTCGCGAGCTGCACCCGCACCACCGTCGTCGTCAGCCACGACGCGTTCGGCTACCTGCAGCGCTACGGCGTCGAGATGGAGGCGATCCTCGGCCTCTCCCCCGAGGCCGAGCCGACCCCGGCCGACCTGGCCCGGCTGCAGGCCCTGATCCGCGCGGACGGGGTCACCACCGTCTTCTCCGAGTCGATCGTCAGCGCCAAGGCGGCCGAGGCCCTCGCCCGGGAGACCGGCGCGGAGAGCGACGTGCTCGACCCGATCGAGGGGCTGACCGACCGCACCGCCGACGAGGACTACCTTTCCCTCATGCGCGCCAACCTCGCCGCCCTCGAGAAGGCGAACGACTGTTGA
- a CDS encoding antibiotic biosynthesis monooxygenase family protein, which produces MLVVNRFRVPLSDGEPFRADLETAHRTLAACAGYAGGEIGRNVDDPELWVLTTRWANVGSYRRALSTYDVKLHAVAILSRALDEPSAYELAEPGTTLNVASTRSLG; this is translated from the coding sequence GTGCTGGTCGTCAACAGGTTCCGGGTCCCGCTGTCCGACGGCGAGCCGTTCCGTGCCGACCTGGAGACCGCGCACCGCACGCTCGCCGCGTGCGCGGGGTACGCCGGCGGCGAGATCGGCCGGAACGTCGACGACCCGGAGCTGTGGGTGCTGACCACCAGGTGGGCCAACGTGGGCAGCTACCGCCGGGCGCTCTCGACGTACGACGTGAAGCTGCACGCGGTCGCGATCCTGAGCCGCGCCCTGGACGAGCCGTCCGCCTACGAGCTCGCCGAGCCCGGCACCACCCTCAACGTCGCCTCGACCCGGTCGTTAGGCTGA
- a CDS encoding TolB family protein, whose product MSKTYPTLAALCVAAGLVLLAPPTEVAGAAGPAAAATTTTERVAATTIDDRQLARSKGWGAVTASKAYRQTLSKSTMKGATATTKAAGSGVSVTFEFGPRRGKAQIVVGGKVRTTVSTAAAKVRLRAVQVSGSGKVEVRVVVGGKGVFLDKVVLTPGSGAGSPFATGAISQVDATSAGAGANGSSVNSASVSPDGRYVAFWSNATNLSPDASDGLMHLFVKSLATGAIGVADTSASGVLGNDNGYTGEARVIGWKPGSHELLFTTYANNLIDGFTLDGSYAPFLMAKSIDDGSVGYIAAAVSDASWSPDATWIAFSSKFVDGCATDPCPGNTNFSWQMFAWQVGTDTYVPVSADASGALPSDGSGPLDASDPTWSPDSTRVAFVSASHELVPGDTNVNRDVFVKNVYTGAIVRASVSAGGAQADNYSGDPAFAPTGNRLAYSSAATNLVPGDDNSAQDVFVKNLATGAVSAVSVRPNGQFVVSPDGSRTPAWSPDGTKILFTSQAFALVDRADKNVEDDVYVKDLASQGLQLVSVRPDGTNGTSSSTLFGMVGSAGPAWAPDGRSVFFLSAATNFAAQDNNAFQRDLFRKFLR is encoded by the coding sequence ATGTCGAAGACCTACCCCACCCTCGCGGCGCTCTGTGTCGCCGCCGGGCTCGTCCTCCTCGCGCCGCCGACCGAGGTCGCGGGGGCGGCCGGGCCGGCTGCTGCGGCGACGACGACGACCGAGCGCGTGGCGGCGACCACGATCGACGACCGCCAGCTGGCGCGGTCGAAGGGCTGGGGAGCGGTGACCGCATCGAAGGCCTATCGGCAGACGCTCTCGAAGTCCACGATGAAGGGAGCGACCGCGACGACGAAGGCCGCGGGGTCGGGCGTCTCGGTCACCTTCGAGTTCGGCCCCCGCCGGGGGAAGGCCCAGATCGTCGTGGGGGGCAAGGTCCGCACGACGGTCTCGACCGCGGCAGCGAAGGTCCGCCTCCGGGCCGTCCAGGTCAGCGGTTCGGGCAAGGTCGAGGTGCGGGTGGTCGTGGGCGGCAAGGGGGTCTTCCTGGACAAGGTCGTGCTCACCCCAGGCTCCGGAGCGGGCTCGCCGTTCGCGACCGGAGCGATCAGCCAGGTCGACGCGACGTCCGCGGGCGCCGGCGCCAACGGGAGCTCGGTCAACTCCGCATCGGTGTCGCCCGACGGGAGGTACGTCGCCTTCTGGTCCAACGCGACCAACCTCAGCCCGGACGCGAGCGACGGGCTCATGCATCTGTTCGTCAAGTCGCTGGCGACCGGAGCCATCGGGGTGGCGGACACGTCGGCCAGCGGCGTCCTGGGCAACGACAACGGCTACACCGGTGAGGCGCGGGTGATCGGGTGGAAGCCCGGCAGCCACGAGCTGCTCTTCACCACCTATGCCAACAACCTGATCGACGGGTTCACCCTCGACGGCTCGTACGCCCCGTTCCTGATGGCCAAGAGCATCGACGACGGCTCGGTGGGCTACATCGCGGCCGCGGTCTCCGACGCGTCGTGGTCACCGGACGCGACCTGGATCGCCTTCAGCTCCAAGTTCGTCGACGGCTGCGCCACCGACCCGTGCCCGGGCAACACCAACTTCAGCTGGCAGATGTTCGCCTGGCAGGTGGGCACGGACACCTACGTGCCGGTCAGCGCCGACGCGTCGGGCGCCCTGCCCTCCGACGGGTCCGGGCCACTCGATGCTTCCGACCCCACGTGGAGCCCCGACTCGACGCGGGTGGCGTTCGTGTCCGCGTCCCACGAGCTGGTGCCGGGCGACACCAACGTCAACCGGGACGTCTTCGTCAAGAACGTGTACACCGGGGCCATCGTGCGGGCGTCCGTCTCCGCCGGCGGGGCGCAGGCGGACAACTACAGCGGGGACCCGGCGTTCGCGCCGACGGGCAACCGGCTGGCGTACAGCTCCGCGGCCACCAACCTCGTCCCCGGTGACGACAACTCCGCCCAGGACGTGTTCGTCAAGAACCTCGCGACCGGCGCCGTCTCGGCGGTCTCGGTGCGGCCGAATGGTCAGTTCGTGGTGAGTCCCGACGGCAGTCGGACTCCTGCGTGGTCCCCGGACGGCACCAAGATCCTGTTCACGTCACAGGCGTTCGCCCTGGTCGACCGAGCCGACAAGAACGTGGAGGACGACGTCTACGTCAAGGACCTCGCGAGTCAAGGGCTCCAGCTGGTGTCGGTGCGCCCCGACGGCACCAACGGCACCAGCTCCTCCACCCTGTTCGGCATGGTGGGGTCCGCGGGTCCCGCCTGGGCGCCCGACGGCCGGTCGGTGTTCTTCCTCTCCGCGGCGACGAACTTCGCGGCGCAGGACAACAACGCCTTCCAGCGGGACCTCTTCCGCAAGTTCCTCCGCTGA
- a CDS encoding metal ABC transporter ATP-binding protein: MSAPAPGSATGPVVELSGGAVAIAGRPILRGIDLTVPAGEFLALMGANGSGKSTLVRALTGLHPLAAGSLRLFGTAYDDFHDWRRVGYVPQRGSAASGVPASVWEVVASGRLTHRPLFRRLGRRDRAAIVDALEVVGLADRAGDGVSTLSGGQQQRVLIARALAGEPELFFLDEPTAGVDLPNQQVLADSLATLSGRGATVVLVAHELGPMAPLVDRAVVMRDGRITYDGPPLTHDQVHEPELSADLALAHVDDLDPGHHHDHATGARHDHAPHVASPLDRHAEEDR; encoded by the coding sequence TTGAGCGCGCCCGCACCAGGATCGGCCACCGGGCCCGTCGTCGAGCTCAGCGGCGGCGCCGTCGCCATCGCGGGCCGCCCGATCCTGCGCGGCATCGACCTCACGGTCCCCGCCGGGGAGTTCCTGGCGCTGATGGGCGCCAACGGGTCGGGCAAGTCGACGCTGGTGCGCGCGCTCACCGGGCTGCACCCGCTGGCCGCCGGGAGCCTGCGGCTGTTCGGGACGGCGTACGACGACTTCCACGACTGGCGCCGGGTCGGCTACGTCCCCCAGCGCGGCAGCGCGGCCTCCGGCGTGCCGGCCTCGGTGTGGGAGGTGGTCGCGTCGGGGCGGCTGACCCACCGCCCGCTGTTCCGCCGACTCGGGCGGCGCGACCGCGCGGCGATCGTCGACGCCCTGGAGGTGGTCGGCCTGGCCGACCGCGCGGGCGACGGCGTCTCGACGCTGTCCGGCGGCCAGCAGCAGCGGGTGCTGATCGCCCGCGCGCTGGCCGGGGAGCCCGAGCTGTTCTTCCTCGACGAGCCGACCGCGGGCGTCGACCTGCCCAACCAGCAGGTGCTCGCCGACAGCCTGGCGACGCTGTCGGGGCGGGGCGCGACCGTGGTGCTGGTGGCCCACGAGCTCGGCCCGATGGCTCCGCTGGTCGACCGTGCGGTGGTGATGCGCGACGGCCGGATCACCTACGACGGCCCGCCGCTGACCCACGACCAGGTGCACGAGCCCGAGCTCTCCGCGGACCTGGCGCTCGCCCACGTCGACGACCTCGACCCCGGGCACCACCACGACCACGCGACGGGGGCGCGCCACGACCACGCCCCGCACGTGGCATCGCCCCTCGACCGGCACGCCGAGGAGGACCGGTGA
- a CDS encoding glycine--tRNA ligase, protein MAKPPPSTVDHVVSLAKRRGFVYPCGEIYGGTRSAWDYGPLGVELKENIKRQWWKSMVTMRDDMVGLDSSIILPRQVWEASGHVDTFMDPLTECQSCHKRFRADHLQEEVAEKKSKSEGHSVNPDDVDLATVACPNCGTRGAWTEPRQFSGLLKTHLGVIENEEGLHYLRPETAQGIFINFANVVTSSRHKPPFGIAQIGKSFRNEITPGNFIFRTREFEQMEMEFFVKPGEDKEWHQYWIDERTRWYVDLGIDPDNLRHFEHPQEKLSHYSTRTVDIEYRFRFAGSEWGELEGIANRTDFDLSTHSKHSGQDLSYFDQANNERYVPYVIEPAAGLSRSLMTFLVDAYQEDEAPNTKGGVDKRTVLRLDPRLAPVKVAVLPLSRNADLSPKAKDLAMELRRAGWHVDFDDSGAIGRRYRRQDEIGTPYCVTVDFETLDDQAVTVRERDSMQQERIGLDRISAYFAERLIGC, encoded by the coding sequence GTGGCCAAGCCCCCGCCGTCCACCGTCGACCACGTCGTCTCCCTCGCCAAGCGGCGGGGCTTCGTCTACCCGTGCGGCGAGATCTACGGCGGCACCCGCTCCGCCTGGGACTACGGCCCGCTGGGCGTGGAGCTCAAGGAGAACATCAAGCGCCAGTGGTGGAAGTCCATGGTCACCATGCGCGACGACATGGTCGGCCTCGACTCCAGCATCATCCTGCCGCGGCAGGTGTGGGAGGCCAGCGGCCACGTCGACACGTTCATGGACCCGCTCACCGAGTGCCAGTCGTGCCACAAGCGGTTCCGCGCCGACCACCTCCAGGAGGAGGTCGCGGAGAAGAAGTCCAAGTCCGAAGGGCACAGCGTCAACCCCGACGACGTCGATCTCGCGACGGTGGCCTGCCCCAACTGCGGCACCCGCGGCGCGTGGACCGAGCCGCGGCAGTTCTCCGGCCTGCTCAAGACCCACCTGGGCGTCATCGAGAACGAGGAGGGCCTGCACTACCTGCGGCCCGAGACCGCCCAGGGCATCTTCATCAACTTCGCGAACGTCGTGACCTCGAGCCGGCACAAGCCGCCGTTCGGCATCGCCCAGATCGGCAAGAGCTTCCGCAACGAGATCACCCCCGGCAACTTCATCTTCCGGACCCGCGAGTTCGAGCAGATGGAGATGGAGTTCTTCGTCAAGCCCGGCGAGGACAAGGAGTGGCACCAGTACTGGATCGACGAGCGCACCCGCTGGTACGTCGACCTCGGCATCGACCCCGACAACCTGCGCCACTTCGAGCACCCGCAGGAGAAGCTCAGCCACTACTCCACGCGGACCGTCGACATCGAGTACCGGTTCCGGTTCGCCGGCTCGGAGTGGGGAGAGCTCGAGGGCATCGCCAACCGCACCGACTTCGACCTGAGCACCCACTCCAAGCACTCCGGCCAGGACCTCTCCTACTTCGACCAGGCCAACAACGAGCGCTACGTCCCCTACGTCATCGAGCCGGCCGCCGGCCTGTCCCGCAGCCTGATGACCTTCCTCGTCGACGCCTACCAGGAGGACGAGGCGCCGAACACCAAGGGCGGCGTCGACAAGCGCACCGTGCTGCGCCTGGACCCGCGGCTCGCGCCGGTCAAGGTGGCGGTGCTGCCGCTCTCTCGCAACGCGGACCTCTCGCCGAAGGCCAAGGACCTCGCCATGGAGCTGCGCCGGGCCGGGTGGCACGTCGACTTCGACGACTCCGGCGCGATCGGCCGCCGCTACCGCCGCCAGGACGAGATCGGTACGCCGTACTGCGTGACCGTCGACTTCGAGACGCTCGACGACCAGGCGGTCACCGTCCGCGAGCGCGACAGCATGCAGCAGGAGCGGATCGGCCTGGACCGGATCAGCGCGTACTTCGCCGAGCGTCTGATCGGCTGCTGA
- a CDS encoding metal ABC transporter permease: protein MSDYLDLLGLPFMQRAIIAALFTGLAAPVVGTYLVQRRLALMGDGIGHVAVTGVALGLLTGVSPVWMAVLVSVLGAILIEVIRERGHANGDVALALLFYGGLAGGVLITGLAGQSGARLQTYLFGSITTMSEADVLVTMALAGVVVLLGVGLAPQLFAVAQDQEFARVAGLNIRAYNVLVAVLAAVSVSVAMRTVGLLLVSALMVVPVATAQQLTRSFRGTLLAAMALGTVAAVGGLLISAAAPDGTTVAPGPAIVLLALGCFTLSWPIGVWLRARQRLRRPFPVVTTAAHQAVGEDEHPHEHGEDCGHVAVQHGDHVDYVHDGHRHAPHGRHYDEH from the coding sequence GTGAGCGACTACCTGGACCTGCTCGGCCTGCCGTTCATGCAGCGGGCGATCATCGCGGCGCTGTTCACCGGCCTGGCGGCCCCGGTCGTCGGCACCTACCTGGTGCAGCGCCGGCTCGCACTGATGGGCGACGGCATCGGTCACGTCGCGGTGACCGGCGTCGCGCTCGGCCTGCTGACCGGCGTCTCGCCGGTCTGGATGGCGGTGCTGGTCTCGGTGCTCGGCGCGATCCTGATCGAGGTGATCCGCGAGCGCGGCCACGCCAACGGCGACGTGGCGCTCGCACTCCTCTTCTACGGCGGTCTCGCGGGCGGCGTGCTGATCACCGGCCTCGCCGGCCAGAGCGGGGCGCGGCTGCAGACCTACCTCTTCGGGTCCATCACCACGATGTCGGAGGCCGACGTCCTGGTGACGATGGCGCTCGCGGGCGTCGTCGTCCTGCTGGGCGTCGGACTCGCCCCCCAGCTGTTCGCGGTCGCGCAGGACCAGGAGTTCGCCCGGGTGGCCGGGCTCAACATCCGGGCCTACAACGTCCTGGTCGCCGTGCTGGCCGCGGTCAGCGTCAGCGTGGCGATGCGGACCGTCGGGCTGCTGCTGGTCTCCGCGCTGATGGTGGTCCCGGTCGCGACCGCCCAGCAGCTGACCCGTTCGTTCCGCGGGACCCTCCTGGCGGCGATGGCCCTCGGGACCGTCGCCGCGGTCGGCGGGCTGCTGATCTCGGCCGCCGCCCCCGACGGCACCACCGTCGCCCCCGGGCCGGCGATCGTGCTGCTCGCCCTGGGCTGCTTCACCCTCTCCTGGCCGATCGGGGTCTGGCTGCGCGCGCGGCAGCGACTGCGCCGCCCGTTCCCCGTCGTCACGACCGCGGCACACCAAGCCGTCGGGGAGGACGAGCACCCGCACGAGCACGGCGAGGACTGCGGTCACGTGGCGGTCCAGCACGGCGACCACGTCGACTACGTCCACGACGGCCACCGGCACGCCCCGCACGGGAGGCACTATGACGAGCACTGA
- a CDS encoding Fur family transcriptional regulator → MTSTEHAETPRLRPTRQRRAVTEALDSFSDFRSAQEIHELLGRRGETVGLATVYRTLQRLAEAGDVDVLRTEDGEAIYRRCSEAHHHHLVCRSCGATVEVEGPAVERWTRAIAAEHGYAEVSHTLEIFGTCARCG, encoded by the coding sequence ATGACGAGCACTGAGCACGCGGAGACCCCGCGCCTGCGCCCGACCCGCCAGCGCCGCGCCGTCACCGAGGCGCTCGACTCGTTCAGCGACTTCCGCTCGGCCCAGGAGATCCACGAGCTGCTCGGCCGCCGCGGCGAGACCGTCGGGCTGGCCACGGTCTACCGCACCCTGCAGCGGCTCGCCGAGGCCGGCGACGTCGACGTGCTGCGCACCGAGGACGGCGAGGCGATCTACCGGCGCTGCTCCGAGGCGCACCACCACCACCTGGTCTGCCGCTCGTGCGGCGCGACGGTCGAGGTGGAGGGTCCCGCGGTGGAGCGGTGGACGAGGGCGATCGCCGCCGAGCACGGGTACGCCGAGGTCAGCCACACACTGGAGATCTTCGGCACCTGCGCGCGCTGCGGCTGA